In Tolumonas lignilytica, the DNA window TATCGGCTTGTTCCAGTGCACCACAAAAAACGCCAGAACCCATCATGGCGGGCGCAAAACGAGCACCCTCTTCGTTGGTCCAAACGGCAATTTCCAGAGGGTGTTGTGTGGTGATATTGGCATCGTGCAGTGTTGCGATGACTTCCAGCGCCGCCAACACACCATAAACACCATCAAAATGGCCGCCAGTGGGCTGGGTGTCGAGATGTGAACTCATCAAAATAGGGGAAAGTGAATTATCGGAACCAGACCAACGAACGAACAGATTTCCCATCGTATCTCGACGCGCTGCGCCACCAAGCTGGTGACACCAATCGAGAAAGAGTTGTCGCCCACGTTGGTCTTCTTCGGTCAAGGCTTGGCGGTTACTGCCACCTTTCGAGGTCATTCCAATATCGGCCATTGCAGCGATAAATTGCACTAAACGAGTTTGGTTAATACTTAATTGCGATAACGTCATGATGCGCTCATCGTGGGGATCATGACGTGATGCTAACTAACCGACGGCGTTGTCGCTATCACCCTCTTGAGGTATGCAACCATAGATGACGTGCTTTATTTCTTGATAAGCAGCTAACCCCCAAGGCCCTAACTCTCTGCCTAAACTACTTTGCTTATATCCGCCCCATGATGTTTGCGGAAAGATCACTTGCGGCGAATTGACCCACACCATGCCGACTTGTAACTGACGAGCAATCGAGTGAGTTGTCGTTTTATCTTTTCCAACAATCGATGCAACTAGTCCATATTCCGTGTCGTTGGCTAGGCGAATCGCTTCATTCTCATTATCAAATGGCATTACGCACATCACCGGGCCAAATATCTCTTCACGCCAGATTGGGCTGTTAGTAGTTAAACCGGTCACAATAGTTGCCGGAAAATGATAGCCTTCCGCCGATGGTTTCTTGTCACTATTGATGACCGATAACCCAGCCTGCTTGGCTTGTTGAATGTAGTTACTAACTCGCAGCCACTGTGTTTCATTGATAATTGGGGGCATTTCGTAAGCAGTTATCTGCTGTTTTAGTCGCTCTAAAAGTGCGTGGTAACATTGTTTGTCTACTAAAACACGAGATGTTGCAGAACACATCTGACCGGCATTAAAAAAAGCACCACCGAGGGCTAACTCAGCAGCTTGGTCAATATCGGCATCAGCTAAAACAATCAGAGAAGATTTTCCACCCAGCTCAAGGCTAACGTATTTTATTCCTCTGCTTGCTTGTCGCATGATGTGCTGGCCAACTTTATTGCTGCCAGTAAATGAGATTTTATTAACATCCGGGTGCGAGATCAGTGCATCACCAATATCAGCCCCTTTGCCTGTGACCAAATTCACCACACCGTTTGGCAAACTTGCACTCGCAATGAGACGCATCAGTGCGATCTCTGCAATCGGTGTTATCTCGGATGGTTTTAATATCACTGTGCATCCCGCTGCTAATGCGGGTGCCAA includes these proteins:
- a CDS encoding aldehyde dehydrogenase family protein produces the protein MISITSFQNTKSVYIDGQWLYGAGESLQVLNPANKSVITTLTTASLTQVNDAVSAAKAAFSTWGNSTFHERSRYLLRIAALVEKNKEALIQLQQLNSGKPLFEAELDVSDVISTFRYYADYVLTLENETDVALPSQEFSATLSKEPIGVAALIMPWNFPMVTTSWKLAPALAAGCTVILKPSEITPIAEIALMRLIASASLPNGVVNLVTGKGADIGDALISHPDVNKISFTGSNKVGQHIMRQASRGIKYVSLELGGKSSLIVLADADIDQAAELALGGAFFNAGQMCSATSRVLVDKQCYHALLERLKQQITAYEMPPIINETQWLRVSNYIQQAKQAGLSVINSDKKPSAEGYHFPATIVTGLTTNSPIWREEIFGPVMCVMPFDNENEAIRLANDTEYGLVASIVGKDKTTTHSIARQLQVGMVWVNSPQVIFPQTSWGGYKQSSLGRELGPWGLAAYQEIKHVIYGCIPQEGDSDNAVG